The proteins below are encoded in one region of Apium graveolens cultivar Ventura chromosome 4, ASM990537v1, whole genome shotgun sequence:
- the LOC141718773 gene encoding uncharacterized protein LOC141718773, with amino-acid sequence MASKFIKENDFLKSMKMNRRIHDDDESPERRSSSRKGYAEQRRNEKKPKDKREPKPEPEWMPLNRPQADILREVKGKPFYYPPKPLLAPPENRVQDQHCGYHEDHGHTTKNYFSLKMFIEDQIKKGNMNQYLQRRSNDKDRAPRSGKNVVNIVFGGTASPPRSPDLDNDVMMIQPLDDEPIYFSYSDYEGLNSDHNLALVVTLDVTNNEVKRILVDNGSSANIIVEHTLNRIKLGHLRMDPCLEDPLYGFGNTMIPIRGVIYLPITFGTAPQQVTHVMKF; translated from the coding sequence ATGGCATCAAAGTTCATAAAGGAAAATGATTTTCTCAAGTCGATGAAAATGAACCGGAGAATACATGATGATGACGAGTCCCCGGAGCGTCGCTCGTCATCCCGAAAGGGATACGCCGAACAAAGGAGGAATGAGAAAAAGCCCAAGGATAAGAGAGAACCCAAGCCGGAACCAGAGTGGATGCCCCTAAATAGGCCCCAGGCCGACATTTTGCGCGAAGTTAAAGGTAAGCCATTCTATTATCCGCCGAAACCTTTACTTGCACCTCCCGAGAACAGGGTCCAGGACCAACATTGTGGCTATCATGAAGATCATGGCCATACCACGAAGAACTACTTTTCTCTCAAAATGTTCATAGAAGATCAGATCAAAAAGGGGAACATGAACCAATATCTTCAAAGAAGGTCAAATGACAAAGATAGGGCCCCGAGAAGCGGTAAAAATGTGGTAAATATTGTCTTTGGAGGAACGGCTTCTCCGCCCCGGAGCCCGGACCTAGATAATGATGTGATGATGATCCAACCTTTGGATGATGAACCAATCTACTTCTCTTACTCTGATTATGAGGGACTCAATTCGGATCACAACTTGGCCTTGGTGGTCACCCTCGATGTCACGAATAATGAGGTAAAAAGAATTTTAGTTGACAATGGTTCCTCTGCTAATATTATAGTCGAGCACACACTTAATAGGATAAAGCTCGGACACCTCCGGATGGACCCCTGTCTTGAAGATCCCTTGTACGGATTTGGAAACACAATGATTCCAATCCGGGGTGTCATCTATTTACCGATTACCTTTGGGACTGCACCCCAGCAGGTCACTCACGTAATGAAGTTCTAG